Proteins from a single region of Syngnathus typhle isolate RoL2023-S1 ecotype Sweden linkage group LG10, RoL_Styp_1.0, whole genome shotgun sequence:
- the LOC133161174 gene encoding cytochrome b5 reductase 4: MLNIPTQSFPAPSSQQRVARPGQSGRNKVALKPGHSLMDWIRFSKSGKDLTGLRGRLIEVTHEELQKHNTRNDCWTCIRGMVYNVTSYMDYHPGGEDELMKAAGIDGTDLFDQVHRWVNYESMLKECLVGRMAMKPTTAIKAMIPPPQAVFTPSNQVSPLPVKDSRPRYDWFQTATTVHLVIYTQRKIPISGCTVVDLEDGVLRVEVLLGKMSYMVHLRLSENVDGDVAVHTALSVGKIQVTIRKQAEGKWSSFGQPLEFHNTVLSKKDRAPFFRDCVLVSKTEVNHNTNVFQLQLPRGTVMHVPVGKHVYLKSLIQDAEVVRPYTPIDQVLSIGPNTSSEKTDLYLMIKVYPDGALTQHLNSLHVGDHVSVSGPEGTFSLRPLRDTTVLYLLAAGTGFTPMCRLVRVALQEISTIRKIQLLFFNRREEDILWRRELDELTANDERFQVEHILSEPCESWTGKKGHVDDAIIKDVLARPEGSKCYVCVCGPTLFTEQTVRLLKQQGFSEEEIHAFQG; the protein is encoded by the exons ATGTTGAACATTCCAACTCAGTCGTTCCCTGCGCCGAGTTCCCAGCAGCGGGTAGCTCGGCCCGGCCAGTCTGGGAGGAACAAG GTCGCCTTAAAACCAGGCCACAGTCTTATGGACTGGATCCGGTTCTCCAAAAGTGGAAAAGATCTAACCGGGTTGAGGGGACGTCTGATTGAAGTTACTCACGAAGAATTGCAGAAACACAACACCAGGAATGACTGCTGGACTTGTATACGAG GTATGGTATATAATGTTACCTCTTATATGGACTACCACCCTGGAGGAGAAGATGAGCTGATGAAAGCAGCAGGCATAGATGGCACTGACCTTTTTGACCAG GTCCATCGGTGGGTAAACTATGAGTCCATGTTGAAAGAGTGTCTGGTGGGCAGGATGGCTATGAAACCTACCACGGCAATTAAAG CAATGATCCCACCACCACAAGCTGTCTTCACACCCTCTAACCAAGTGTCTCCTCTGCCTGTCAAAGACTCTCGACCTCG ATATGACTGGTTCCAAACAGCAACAACAGTTCATCTGGTTATCTATACCCAAAGAAAG ATCCCCATTTCTGGGTGCACCGTTGTTGATCTTGAGGATGGCGTACTACGAGTAGAAGTACTGCTTGGGAAAATGTCTTACATGGTACATTTAC GTCTTTCAGAAAATGTTGACGGAGACGTTGCTG TTCACACTGCCCTCTCCGTGGGAAAGATCCAGGTGACCATCCGCAAGCAGGCAGAAGGAAAATGGTCAAGTTTTGGTCAGCCTCTGGAATTCCACAATACAGTTTTAAGCAAAAAAGACAGAG ccccTTTCTTTCGGGATTGTGTGTTGGTGTCGAAGACTGAGGTGAACCATAACACGAATGTGTTTCAATTACAACTTCCACGTGGGACTGTCATGCATGTGCCTGTTGGCAAACACGTCTACCTCAAATCCCTAATTCAAG ATGCAGAGGTAGTGCGACCATACACCCCAATTGACCAGGTTCTTTCAATTGGTCCCAATACCTCCTCAGAAAAAACAGACCTCTACCTCATGATTAAGGTTTATCCGGATGGAGCACTGACTCAACATCTCAACAGCTTACACGTAG GTGACCATGTATCTGTCAGCGGTCCAGAGGGTACCTTCAGTCTCCGCCCCCTTCGTGATACCACAGTGCTTTACCTTTTAGCAGCAGGCACAGGCTTTACTCCAATGTGTCGTCTCGTTCGAGTGGCCCTACAGGAGATCAGCACTATCAG GAAAATccagttgcttttttttaaccgaCGAGAAGAGGACATCCTGTGGCGAAGGGAACTGGATGAGCTAACTGCTAATGATGAAAG ATTCCAGGTGGAGCACATCCTCTCGGAGCCGTGTGAAAGTTGGACTGGCAAAAAAGGCCATGTGGATGACGCAATAATCAAGGATGTTCTCGCAAGGCCAGAAGGGTCAAAGTGCTATGTTTGTGTATGTGGCCCCACTCTCTTCACAGAGCAGACAGTCAG GTTGCTGAAGCAGCAAGGCTTCAGTGAAGAGGAGATCCACGCCTTCCAAGGCTGA